DNA sequence from the Xyrauchen texanus isolate HMW12.3.18 chromosome 35, RBS_HiC_50CHRs, whole genome shotgun sequence genome:
GGCACAACACAAACGGAGAGCAGATTCGAGGCCAGTGCATTTGTGGACAGGCCTGCACTTCGACAGCTGTCTCAATACATCCCTGGGAGTCTGCAGAGATCTTGGTGAGAGATGACCTCTCTCCCCACACACACTTTAAAGCAGCTGCCCCCTCACAGTGTCGGACCAGCCGGCACCGAGTTTCATCTTGGGAATCCACAGTGGGCAAACTACGTATGATAAGCCCTCATTGTAGACATTGTTTGAGTCTAAGACTAAAACTGGTAGAAAAACAGCATCTCTTCTTTGGTTTGTATGATCAAAAGGCACTAtaaggatatttaaaaaatatctcatACTTGAAATGAGTCCGAACATTCATTTAGGGAATAAACCTATCCCAGATTAACTCTGGAAGATGCAAGGCAGCTGTCTTCTACTCTACGCAGACAGACAGCATCCAGAAAGGGTGTGTTTGTGCAGGAGAGACATACGGCTAAAGGTTCGAGAACAGTTTCCACACTGGTACTTCTTCACCTCGGAGTGGGTCTGGAGGTGAGCTCGCAGGTTTGAACGGTCCGCAAAAGCCCGGTTACAGTGTTGGCATGAGAAGGGACGCTCACcttgaaacagagaaaaaaaactctGATTTTAATATGCACACAGACTTGAATGTGATAAAAAAGGGTATTTGTACATGAgtattcccttacaaaaatcactCATGGTTTTACATATTAGTCATATTATTGACAGGTCTAACCgtaactgtagtaaccatgttttggcTGAAATCCATtgtttttgatacaattaaccatgggtttactacagtaatactgtaatAAAAACCCATGGTTCATTTACGTATGTGATAAATGAACAAAAGTATGTTTATGGTTATAAtgcattctaaactctccagctGACCAATTTATGTAAGGCGATAAAAGACACTTTATTGCTTGCCCATACAAAACAAACTCCCAAACAAGCCACATGAATTGCGGTATCAATCATGGGGTTAAAtggttgttcaaatccctaaccctgaAGCCCAATTCATACATTGGTTTTGATGTAAGCGCTTAACGTCTGCATTCAGTCAAACACTCAGCCTCCAAAAATATACTTAATTTACTTCAGCGACCACTGCTATGAAATACTGGACTCTTTATCTTCAGGAGttccttcagacttgagttatacactttcaggtatctcctgacctcctcacacatgcactcTTTACATGCACTTCCACTATTAATGTTACTAACTTCTCTCCTTTTGTTTAGTGGCGATCACATCTTCTTCTAGCGTGCCTCCGTGAAAGCAGTGGCTCAATTGTGAGTGTCGCTACCTTGTGGACCCTCTAATTAGTTTAAATAATTCCAGACTCATTTACAGTATGCGCGGTTCGAAAAATTATGCATACCTACAGTGCTCGAGCACCCTGCTGATGCAGCAAATTTGCATAATTTGTCCTGCACGCAGACACTTGTAGCATTTGTATCTGatagaagtatactttgggctttaatgTGAGCAAAATTAGTAAGGATGCTTTTCACTATAGAGAAAACCATGCACTAGGAACTCACCGGTATGCGTGCGAATGTGTCCTCGCAGTAGCCAGGGTCTGGAGAAAGCCTTTCCGCATGTGGTGCACACACAGGGCAGCGTATGTGAACGGATGTGCATTTTGAGTGCACCGAGGCTGCTGTACTCTTTAGAACAGTGCTTGCAGTGAAACGCAGCTCTAGATGTGGTACTGGCCGTTCCTGTCACAGCAACGATTGTTTCTGGGCTGGCGGTGCAGTGAGTGAGCTGATGCTGAGAGAGGGAGGTAGGGCTGCTGCAGGTCTTGCCGCAGTGGGCGCACTGGAAGCGGTCAGTTGGGTCTGGACTGGGGGGATCGGACGTACGGCAATCGTCCTCCTCTCCACTGCTGGAACTGGACTGGGAACTCAGGTCTAGAGGCCCAGAAGGAGAGGGAATACTGGGTGAGACTGGAGTGAAAGTGAGGGGTAGGACACTGGTGGTCCAGACGAGCATGGATGTGTAGGCGGGCACCAGAGAGTCGACGCCCTTGGTGGGCATGTTGTCCAGAGGGAAGCATTGTGGGATAATGGCATACCGGCTGTCTGGAGGAGGGCAAGTGAGAAACAGAGGGTCAGGTGTTGAGTAATGGGCTACTTTGTTTGGATTCAACATCACAAGCGATTCAAATATTCAGAAAGTCTAAATCAGATTTAAATGCCTAAATGTTAGCAGCACTGATTACATGAGGTGGGGTAAAGTCTGATTCATTGTAGCCGGTTCGTTCAGAGGATTCATTTAATAAAACCAGCTCTAAAATTAATTCACAACCAAGTCATTGCTTACAAATGTTCCCAGAAATTTCTGTGCAGCATTTCACACTATTACTTTTTTCTAAACAGTAATTTTcctattaaattattaaagattgCATCAAATATTTATCCAACATTATTTTTAATAGCATTGTAAAGAACAACACTTACAGTGTTGGCAGTATTAAGAATAACGTGAATGATATTATAATTGTTGCCTTTTTGTAAACAGTATTGTTCCCATTTAACAGTTTTACTTCTAAACATCTTTTCTGATGGGCTCGAGGCAATGATTTTAGTCTAGTGCAGAATGTATTTGtttggaactttttttttttaaatatgccaaCGTGCGTGGAGCGTGGAATAGGCTATCATTTAGCCTATCAGTTTAATAAGTTTTGATTTGAACAACAACTTAGATGAGTATTGTTTATACAacgacaacacacaaacaaacagctcTTATCGACTCACCAGTTTGACTCTCCAGTTCACTGTAGTTAGGCTTCTTGttggaaaaatactttttgaccaaaaatgagcGAGGCATTTTGTGAAAATCTTCTCCACGGCGTCAAATCTCAGTGCAAGTTCTCGAAAAGCTCTTCAGACTCAAtgtaagaatcagaatcagcttcagATGTCCAGTGGTGTTCGAACAGTTCCTAAGAGCTGCAGATGATATTCTGCCATTCAGAGCAGACGAGTCCCTTCATATGAGGCTGAGCTGGAAAAGGGGCGGCAAGGGTTCGAGCTCAATCCCGCCCACCAGAATATCCCACTGGTTGACAATCAGCCTCCTGCAGGCGCACATGGgacaactttttatatatatttgcatttaatcGGCCGTCATTATGCATGCATAGTAgactatgtttcatttaatttgtGTGTTAGCATTATGGCCGTATATGTGTCTTGTTCTGAATATTCCAATATCCGCATTCAGACTTAAATAATGctagttattttttataaatatgtgttCTCTTAAATTATCGCTCTCCAAAGGTTTTGCAataaacaaaataagtaaatatagaaaactgctatttatgtaattatttagatTATAGCCTCTCTTATGCTACATATCTCCTTATGCATAGCCTATTTAATTTTAACGTGAAGGAAAACGAGGCTGTGAAAGGTTGCCACCAGTCCAGGACTTTCCTGGGTCGTCCTTGTTTTTTGGCCGTCTATTCTGGAAAAATAAATTCTATTCCTGGATGCAAAATGTCCCGACATTTGAACATTTTCCGAACGAGTTCATCCATGAGCACTTATATGCACACTATTCAAGAGAAGAAACTGATCAAACCCTTTCTCCTAAACCAATAACTCATGTGATTCATTAGAAAGTCCGATTCgttttagtgaatcagttcgtTTGTGCGATTCATGTAAAGCTATCCTAACGTCCTCTCCTTCTTATTTAAAGCATTGGGAATTCTGATTCATAGGTGAATCGGTTTGTTCGGATGATTCATGGAGATGAACTGTGTAGGCTATAACGATTAATTCGGATATCTTCCGCATCATGTCAGGTCTTCTTGATGCTGAATTTTAGCTTGCCTAAATGCTGCTGTTCAGCACTTTGCTtttgattcatttatttacaGAATGACTAGGCCTATATGTTCAAATGCTGTTTAATGCGGACAGTggtgtgatttaaaaaatatacaatatagttAGGCCATTTTTTATAGCTTCAAATTGCTCacagacaaaataataaataacttacTCAGTAAAATTATGGATGCTGTTCGAATGAATAATATTCTGcactaaataataattaataactaactaaataaaaatatttttatataaaattatatataggctatatataactTTTGTTGGATATTGATATCCAGGAATGCCCTTTTCACATCTAATGTTcatgtattaattattaaatgtCAGTTAACTAATGGGGAAAAGCAGGTTGAAAATAGTGTTTACCACTGTCGTGACACAGcaattgtttaatgttttatgaaTTCTGTTTAATGCAGAATTTGCTTGAAATCAGACTGCAAAGCACTGAACACGCACTGTTTAGCTTTAATTGGTAGGCGACTGTGCCTGCTGAAAACGTGCTTTAAATGTGATTCAAAGCACAATTGCTGATCTCATGTGATTTTACAGTCATTTGGAGCACAAGCTCCTATTATCCCTCTTCTCCGGGATGAGAGGACACACATTAAATGCATTTCCCGCACGGGACACCACGGGACACGAGAGAAGCGCTCAGCGGGTGCGGCTGAAAATTAACCGACTCTTTTGAACAAAAGTGTCCGTGCTGAATCCTCCTCTGTTCTGATCCAGCCTCAGGCACATTCACTGCTCATATATTACCCGTCTCAGACCTAATGGAAAATGAGGTGCAAAGAACTCACTCAATCGGTGCTTATGCGAATGAATTTGGTCATTGTCAGAGTCGATGTGGCCATCACATTAGACTGTGAGGGTGTTAATTGCTGTCATTTAGTATTCCTGTCATGTGTTGCACCTGTGCATGGGGCAGATTGTTGAGGAATGTGGCGCATGTTAGTGGCTCTTCACGCGCCGTTCACACCGACGCCATGCAGGCGCGGGTCAAAGGAGCACCACTGCCCCTAAAATCCATTACAAACGACACCACTTTACAAGTACCAGGCACATTCCAATAACTCACACTCAAACAATTCTCATTTTAAACACGACAATTAATAATATGGGGTGTGACGGGTAGGCCTATATCTAGGCTGTATTTCATTGCAGCCTAATACATTATGTAAATAGAGCATGCAAAAGGATAgcctatatatagcctatatcctttattattttatttttatttatttatttattttgctgctgCTGAAAACGATTAGGAGTACTTTGTGTAAATTCAATAATAAGAAACACAATAAATTAGacacaataaaatgtataaatgcatttCCAAAATAACACGCATACAACAGTTTTTAGTGTTGAATCGGCTTTCACATAATTTGTTGCATGTCATGCTTGTCAGTGCACATTAGGAAACAGTCACAGGTTGTGTTTTCTGACCAGAGTGCAGATGATCTTTTGAACTGGACACAGAGAGGATATAAGCACAGAAATGTCCTCAGCTGTGAACAGATGTTTTCTTGTGTTGCTCAGCAGGAGGCAGACTGACCCAGTACTCAAGCTTCATTCACCACTGAACCTGTATGTGATTCAGATGACTTCATCAAGATTAGACATCTGATCATAATGTACTTCAACAGCTGTGTATTGGTATTTGTGGATGTATTTGATCTTTGTAAATACATGTCTGAGGCTGCAATGCATTGTGATTTTCATGTATTATATTGCTTGATATTGCACCTATTTAAGGTATTTTTTTCTTGTTGGCAAATAACATGGACATGAACTTTTCTCTTTTGTTTAAGGTTTAATTTCATATGAATGTATTAGTATTGAAGAAATGTCACAATTTCCTAATATATTTTTGAGGTGCATAAACAGTGCTGCAGtgtcaaatgcatttttaaatgtataaaaaaaggtTTCTCAATTAATACAGAATCACATTACCCTAATGTTGTCCTTACTGGAAGAAAATCTAGTTGTGTTTATTAAACATTACTTAAAATGTCTAGTTTTGGGCTTTTAActcaaataaataatagaaatacatagacttaagattttattGTATATAACTTGAACTATTGAGTACAAAAATGAGACTAATACACAACGCCTTgggcttgaattatttaattatgtttaaggGAATAATGGGAACATATggaggcatttaaatagttgttattaagaattcatagaggtttttatcttttttgtagtattatttatgttgcaaATATATAGTTGTTTGGCGTGATGTCActattagggtgatctgtgtccacttttggtcaagttggaccctttTAACACTATTTCAGTTCTCgttgtgcatgtgcaactgaaggcatatatatatacatttcagtAGAGAAATAGAGAAATACAGTT
Encoded proteins:
- the snai1b gene encoding snail family zinc finger 1b → MPRSFLVKKYFSNKKPNYSELESQTDSRYAIIPQCFPLDNMPTKGVDSLVPAYTSMLVWTTSVLPLTFTPVSPSIPSPSGPLDLSSQSSSSSGEEDDCRTSDPPSPDPTDRFQCAHCGKTCSSPTSLSQHQLTHCTASPETIVAVTGTASTTSRAAFHCKHCSKEYSSLGALKMHIRSHTLPCVCTTCGKAFSRPWLLRGHIRTHTGERPFSCQHCNRAFADRSNLRAHLQTHSEVKKYQCGNCSRTFSRMSLLHKHTLSGCCLSA